The following are from one region of the Mesorhizobium sp. B2-8-5 genome:
- a CDS encoding cation diffusion facilitator family transporter codes for MAQTLDTTAAAAKAATREKVARLAFWSIVVACVVLVLKLAAWYITGSVALYSDALESIVNVIASAAAFWAIQVSYKPPDQDHPFGHHKAEYLSAVLEGVLIVVAALLILNEVWQSWQHPAPLEQPWEGLAVNGVATVINAIWAWTLIRTGRNAKSPALVADGQHIMTDVVTSVGVFGGLVGAVLTGWQILDPALAVIVALNILWQGWHVIGSSMNGLMDRAVDNHEHMQIRDIISANSKGALEVHDLKTRIAGRATFIEFHLVVDADMTVGASHVICDRIEDALKAEIPSVRVTIHVEPDDEAKLPKGTTAVPFA; via the coding sequence ATGGCGCAAACGCTGGACACGACAGCGGCCGCGGCGAAAGCCGCGACCCGGGAGAAGGTCGCCAGGCTTGCCTTCTGGTCGATCGTCGTCGCCTGCGTCGTGCTGGTCTTGAAGCTTGCCGCCTGGTACATCACCGGCTCCGTCGCGCTCTATTCCGACGCGCTGGAATCGATCGTCAACGTGATTGCCTCGGCCGCCGCCTTCTGGGCGATCCAGGTCAGCTACAAGCCCCCCGATCAGGACCATCCCTTCGGCCACCACAAGGCCGAGTATCTTTCAGCGGTGCTGGAAGGCGTGCTGATCGTCGTCGCGGCGCTGCTGATCCTCAACGAGGTCTGGCAGTCCTGGCAGCATCCGGCCCCGCTCGAACAGCCCTGGGAAGGCCTTGCGGTCAACGGCGTCGCGACGGTCATCAATGCGATCTGGGCCTGGACGCTGATCCGCACCGGCCGGAACGCGAAGTCGCCGGCTCTCGTCGCCGACGGCCAGCACATCATGACCGATGTGGTGACATCCGTCGGCGTGTTCGGCGGTCTTGTCGGCGCCGTGCTCACCGGCTGGCAGATCCTCGACCCGGCGCTTGCCGTCATCGTCGCGCTCAACATCCTGTGGCAGGGCTGGCATGTCATCGGCTCCTCGATGAACGGGCTGATGGACCGCGCCGTCGACAACCACGAGCACATGCAGATCCGCGACATCATCTCGGCCAATTCGAAGGGCGCGCTCGAGGTCCATGATCTCAAGACGCGCATAGCCGGGCGCGCCACCTTCATCGAGTTCCACCTCGTCGTCGACGCCGACATGACGGTCGGCGCCAGCCATGTCATCTGCGACCGCATCGAGGATGCGCTGAAAGCCGAAATTCCCTCGGTGCGTGTCACCATCCATGTCGAGCCGGACGACGAGGCCAAGCTGCCGAAAGGCACCACGGCGGTGCCTTTCGCCTGA
- a CDS encoding type II toxin-antitoxin system Phd/YefM family antitoxin: MHHAKTNLSRLVDQAAGGEPFIITKAGKPLVKVVPIGQPTAAQIWRVGFMAGQFSSPESFDRMGGEEIEALFGMDK, encoded by the coding sequence ATCCACCATGCAAAGACTAATTTATCACGTCTGGTAGACCAGGCCGCCGGAGGTGAGCCGTTTATCATCACCAAGGCAGGCAAGCCGTTGGTCAAGGTCGTGCCTATCGGTCAACCTACCGCTGCACAGATATGGCGTGTGGGCTTTATGGCTGGCCAGTTTTCCAGCCCCGAAAGTTTCGATCGCATGGGTGGCGAAGAGATCGAAGCGTTGTTTGGCATGGACAAGTGA
- a CDS encoding SDR family NAD(P)-dependent oxidoreductase, with the protein MTTLAIPDLAGKAVLVTGASTGIGAALARAYTAQKCRVALHYNASLAPAEIVAGSIRDDGGEVFLVQGDFSKPADVERVVEESANHFGRLDGLVNNAGGMLGRVAYADQDEAQYDAVMDLNARSVLTASRKAIPWLKRQGGFIINTTSIAARNGAGGGAGLYGSSKAFVSNVTRGMAKELIGFGIRVNAVAPGTILTPFHERYSNAEQIKAMVATIPQGRAGTPEDCVGAYLFLSSDLLSGYIIGQVIEVNGGQLMP; encoded by the coding sequence ATGACGACACTTGCCATCCCCGATCTTGCCGGAAAGGCGGTGCTAGTCACCGGCGCTTCGACCGGCATCGGCGCGGCCCTTGCCCGTGCTTACACGGCACAGAAATGCCGCGTGGCGCTGCATTACAACGCGAGCCTAGCGCCCGCCGAAATCGTGGCCGGATCCATCCGCGACGATGGCGGCGAGGTGTTTCTGGTCCAGGGCGACTTTTCGAAACCTGCCGACGTCGAGCGTGTCGTCGAGGAGAGCGCAAACCATTTCGGCCGGCTCGACGGCCTGGTCAACAATGCCGGCGGCATGCTCGGCCGCGTCGCTTATGCCGATCAGGACGAGGCGCAGTACGACGCGGTCATGGACCTCAATGCGCGCTCTGTCTTGACCGCCTCGCGCAAGGCGATACCGTGGCTGAAGCGCCAGGGCGGCTTCATCATCAACACCACTTCGATCGCCGCCCGCAACGGCGCCGGCGGCGGCGCCGGCCTCTATGGTTCGTCCAAAGCCTTCGTCTCCAACGTGACGCGCGGCATGGCCAAGGAGTTGATCGGCTTCGGCATCCGCGTCAACGCCGTGGCGCCGGGCACGATCCTGACGCCCTTCCACGAACGCTATTCGAACGCCGAGCAGATCAAGGCGATGGTCGCCACCATACCGCAGGGCCGCGCCGGAACGCCTGAGGATTGCGTCGGCGCCTATCTGTTCCTGTCGTCCGACCTGTTGAGCGGCTACATCATCGGCCAGGTGATCGAGGTCAATGGTGGCCAGTTGATGCCGTGA
- a CDS encoding succinylglutamate desuccinylase/aspartoacylase family protein, with translation MQKTIERIAGDSEGVVYEFPVLRFEGKDKAAPSAYLQAALHAGELPGVVAIDALMPMLAKAEAEGRIKGPITIVPWANPIGRAQYHFGEHQGRFNLGTRTNFNRSFPLLAAPDARLLPDVSLGGADRRLKNRLVQLSLGNDIVLDLHCDDEGLAYLYIHTSLWPHMADCAAAMGAEAVLLWSEDNTGTFEGASIMPYQNVPASVARFDRRAVTTVEYRGILDVDGALAAADATGLYRLLVTRGVVRDPSVPKFEKFSGPVVPLENIDMMPSPRAGAILYDVKPGDRVKKGDRLATIVHAPGEAGGRTEVFAPQSGFILTRRARRIIRAGEDLLKLAGDARSSDARSGTLED, from the coding sequence ATGCAGAAGACGATCGAGCGCATCGCCGGCGACAGCGAGGGTGTCGTTTACGAATTTCCGGTCCTGCGCTTCGAGGGCAAGGACAAGGCGGCTCCTTCCGCCTATCTGCAGGCGGCGCTGCATGCCGGCGAGCTGCCGGGCGTCGTCGCCATCGACGCGCTGATGCCGATGCTGGCCAAGGCGGAGGCCGAGGGGCGCATCAAGGGTCCGATCACCATCGTACCCTGGGCCAATCCGATCGGCCGCGCGCAATATCATTTCGGCGAGCATCAGGGCCGCTTCAATCTCGGCACCCGCACCAACTTCAACCGCTCCTTTCCGTTGCTTGCCGCGCCCGACGCCAGGCTCTTGCCCGATGTCAGCCTCGGCGGCGCCGATCGCCGGCTGAAGAACCGGCTCGTCCAGCTCTCCCTCGGCAACGACATCGTCCTTGACCTCCACTGCGACGACGAAGGCCTTGCCTATCTCTACATCCACACCAGCCTGTGGCCGCATATGGCCGACTGCGCGGCCGCCATGGGCGCCGAAGCCGTCCTGCTGTGGAGTGAGGACAACACCGGCACCTTCGAAGGCGCCTCGATCATGCCCTATCAGAACGTGCCAGCGAGCGTCGCGCGCTTCGACCGCCGCGCCGTCACCACGGTCGAATATCGCGGCATACTCGACGTCGATGGCGCCCTGGCCGCGGCCGATGCGACAGGACTCTACCGACTGCTGGTGACGCGGGGCGTCGTTCGGGACCCGTCCGTACCGAAATTCGAGAAATTTTCCGGCCCTGTCGTACCGCTGGAAAACATCGACATGATGCCTTCGCCCAGGGCCGGCGCGATCCTCTACGACGTCAAGCCCGGCGACCGCGTCAAGAAAGGCGACAGGCTGGCGACGATCGTCCATGCGCCCGGCGAGGCTGGCGGCCGCACGGAAGTGTTTGCCCCGCAATCAGGCTTCATCCTGACCCGCCGCGCGCGCCGCATCATCCGCGCCGGCGAGGATCTTCTGAAGCTTGCCGGCGACGCCAGGAGCAGCGACGCGCGCTCCGGCACGCTGGAAGACTGA
- a CDS encoding DsrE family protein yields the protein MLRRDIFRAGFAGATGLFGLSRANAATPEGRLKVAYHLSDADKVNFVLGNIKNHYEGTGGNVDIVLVVHGPALAAFKSKGASGAVSSRFAGLVQQGLVPQACGNTLHGMDIALTDLLAGFELAEKGGVVRLAELQHQGYVYLRP from the coding sequence ATGCTGCGCCGTGACATTTTTCGTGCCGGTTTCGCAGGCGCCACGGGCCTGTTCGGCCTGAGCCGGGCAAATGCGGCAACACCTGAGGGGCGGCTGAAAGTCGCCTATCATCTCAGCGACGCGGACAAGGTCAACTTCGTCCTCGGCAACATCAAGAACCACTATGAAGGCACCGGCGGCAATGTCGATATCGTGCTTGTGGTGCACGGTCCGGCTCTGGCCGCCTTCAAGTCCAAGGGCGCTTCCGGCGCTGTTTCCAGCCGCTTCGCCGGCCTGGTCCAGCAGGGACTTGTCCCGCAAGCCTGCGGCAACACCTTGCATGGCATGGATATCGCACTGACCGACCTGCTGGCGGGCTTCGAGCTTGCCGAGAAGGGCGGCGTCGTGAGGCTCGCCGAGTTGCAGCACCAGGGTTATGTCTATCTCAGGCCCTGA
- a CDS encoding DUF4126 domain-containing protein: MLYILALLIGVIAGLRAMTAPAAVAWGSYLGWLPVAGTWASFMGHWIAVGIFTILAIVELVTDQLPSTPSRKVPQQFGARIVTGAFCGAVIGATAGATIGGLVAGAIGAVIGTLGGAEARGRLAAAFGKDPPAAFIEDAVAIIGGLLIVAAVA, from the coding sequence ATGCTTTACATTCTTGCACTGCTGATAGGCGTCATTGCCGGCCTGCGCGCCATGACCGCGCCCGCCGCCGTCGCCTGGGGTTCCTATCTCGGCTGGCTCCCGGTCGCAGGCACCTGGGCGAGCTTCATGGGTCACTGGATTGCCGTCGGCATCTTCACCATCCTGGCAATCGTTGAGCTGGTCACCGATCAGCTGCCGTCGACGCCGAGCCGGAAAGTGCCGCAGCAATTCGGCGCCCGCATCGTGACCGGCGCCTTCTGCGGCGCAGTCATCGGCGCGACCGCAGGCGCCACCATCGGCGGCCTGGTCGCAGGCGCGATCGGCGCGGTGATCGGCACACTGGGCGGCGCCGAAGCGCGCGGCCGGCTGGCCGCCGCCTTCGGCAAGGATCCGCCCGCCGCCTTCATCGAGGATGCGGTCGCCATCATCGGCGGGCTGCTCATCGTGGCGGCGGTCGCATGA
- a CDS encoding MFS transporter, which translates to MPLPILALAIASFCIGTTEFVIMGLLPEVAADLGVSIPSAGLLVTGYALGVVFGAPIVAMATARLPRKPVLVGLATLFVIGNLFCAIAPNYWLLMAARVFTAFGHGAFFGIGSVVAASLVPRNKRASAIALMFAGLTLSNILGVPAGTALGEAFGWRATFLAVVGIGLISVAAIAWLVPSDVAEPSGGGLVGELRVLGKLQVWLAMLIASLASASLFAVFTYIKPYLTDVSGLSTATVTWVLLLFGAGMTIGNIIGGRLADWKLMPTVIATLLAMALLFVVFTELGAIASVAVAIVFLWGMLIFIVVPPLQIRVVEAAAEGPNLAATLNQGAFNVGNAGGAWIGGLAISWGVSYASLPLVGAGLALLAVAVAVLSQALDRRTVLKPQPAE; encoded by the coding sequence ATGCCGCTGCCGATCCTAGCGCTCGCCATTGCATCCTTCTGCATCGGCACCACCGAATTCGTCATCATGGGCCTGCTGCCGGAAGTCGCGGCCGACCTCGGCGTCTCGATCCCGTCCGCTGGCCTTCTGGTAACCGGCTATGCGCTGGGCGTCGTCTTCGGCGCGCCGATCGTAGCCATGGCAACCGCCCGCCTGCCACGCAAGCCGGTGCTTGTCGGCCTCGCCACCCTCTTCGTCATCGGCAATCTCTTCTGCGCCATCGCGCCGAACTACTGGCTGCTGATGGCGGCGCGCGTCTTCACCGCTTTCGGCCACGGCGCGTTCTTCGGCATCGGCTCCGTCGTTGCAGCGAGCCTCGTGCCGCGCAACAAGCGGGCGAGCGCCATCGCGCTGATGTTTGCCGGCCTGACGCTCTCCAACATCCTCGGCGTTCCCGCCGGCACGGCGCTCGGCGAGGCTTTCGGCTGGCGTGCCACCTTCCTCGCCGTCGTCGGCATCGGCCTCATCTCGGTCGCGGCCATCGCCTGGCTGGTGCCGTCGGATGTCGCCGAGCCCAGCGGCGGCGGTCTGGTCGGCGAACTGCGCGTGCTCGGCAAGCTGCAGGTCTGGCTGGCGATGCTGATCGCCTCGCTCGCCTCCGCCAGCCTGTTCGCCGTATTCACCTACATCAAGCCTTACCTCACCGACGTCTCCGGCCTGTCGACGGCGACCGTCACCTGGGTGCTGCTACTCTTCGGCGCCGGCATGACCATCGGCAACATCATCGGCGGCAGGCTGGCGGACTGGAAGCTGATGCCGACGGTGATTGCCACGCTGCTCGCCATGGCCCTGCTCTTCGTCGTCTTTACCGAGCTCGGCGCCATCGCAAGCGTGGCTGTCGCCATCGTCTTCCTGTGGGGCATGCTGATCTTCATCGTCGTGCCGCCGCTGCAGATACGCGTCGTCGAAGCGGCTGCCGAAGGACCGAACCTTGCCGCCACGCTCAACCAGGGCGCCTTCAATGTCGGCAATGCCGGCGGCGCCTGGATCGGCGGCCTCGCCATCTCCTGGGGCGTATCCTACGCCAGCCTGCCGCTGGTGGGCGCGGGGCTCGCGCTTCTGGCCGTCGCGGTGGCCGTGCTGTCGCAGGCGCTCGACCGCCGCACGGTCCTGAAGCCACAACCAGCTGAATAA
- a CDS encoding anthranilate synthase has translation MTTKVLDNGAERFVTAGGVTITRERHDKPYEGAIDAYVDGLNSRRGAVFSSNYEYPGRYTRWDTAIIDPPLVISARGRTMRIEALNQRGEALLPVIGKALASLSEVTISETSKTLIRLDVAKPGRVFTEEERSRVPSVFTVLRAITALFKTTEDANLGLYGAFGYDLAFQFDPVDYKLERKESQRDLVLFLPDEILVVDHYSTKAWTDRYDYSGEGFSTEGLPRDAHAEPFKTADRIPPRGDHEPGEYANLVRRAMESFKRGDLFEVVPGQMFYERCETQPSDISRKLKSINPSPYSFFINLGENEYLIGASPEMFVRVNGRRVETCPISGTIKRGDDAISDSEQILKLLNSKKDESELTMCSDVDRNDKSRVCEPGSVRVIGRRQIEMYSRLIHTVDHIEGRLREGMDAFDAFLSHAWAVTVTGAPKLWAMRFIEQNEKSPRAWYGGAIGMVNFNGDMNTGLTLRTIRIKDGIAEVRAGATLLFDSVPEEEEAETELKASAMLSAIRDAKTGNATGTERTTARVGDGVNILLVDHEDSFVHTLANYFRQTGANVSTVRSPVPEEVFERLKPDLVVLSPGPGTPKDFDCAATIKKARSRDLPIFGVCLGLQALAEAYGGELRQLHIPMHGKPSRIRVSKPGIIFSGLPKEVTVGRYHSIFADPVRLPDGFVVTAETEDGVIMAFEHRREPIAAVQFHPESIMTLGHNAGMRIIENIVAHLPRKAKEKAA, from the coding sequence ATGACGACTAAAGTTCTGGACAACGGGGCGGAGCGTTTCGTCACCGCGGGCGGTGTGACGATCACCCGCGAACGCCACGACAAGCCCTATGAAGGCGCGATCGATGCCTATGTCGACGGCCTGAATTCTCGCCGCGGCGCTGTGTTTTCCTCCAACTACGAATATCCGGGCCGCTACACGCGCTGGGATACGGCCATCATCGATCCGCCGCTGGTGATCTCCGCGCGAGGGCGCACGATGCGCATCGAAGCGCTGAACCAGCGCGGCGAAGCGCTGTTGCCCGTGATCGGCAAGGCGCTTGCCAGCTTGAGCGAAGTGACGATCTCCGAGACCTCGAAGACGCTCATTCGTCTCGATGTGGCGAAACCCGGCCGCGTCTTCACCGAGGAGGAACGCAGCCGCGTTCCGTCGGTTTTCACCGTGCTTCGCGCCATCACTGCGCTGTTCAAGACCACCGAGGACGCCAATCTCGGCCTTTACGGCGCCTTCGGCTACGACCTGGCCTTCCAGTTCGACCCGGTCGACTACAAGCTCGAGCGCAAGGAAAGCCAGCGCGATCTCGTGCTGTTCCTGCCTGACGAGATCCTGGTCGTCGACCATTATTCGACCAAGGCCTGGACCGACCGCTATGACTATTCCGGCGAAGGCTTCTCGACCGAGGGCCTGCCGCGCGACGCCCATGCCGAGCCGTTCAAGACCGCCGACCGCATCCCGCCGCGCGGCGACCACGAGCCGGGCGAATATGCCAACCTGGTGCGGCGCGCCATGGAGAGCTTCAAGCGCGGCGACCTGTTCGAGGTCGTGCCCGGACAGATGTTCTACGAGCGCTGCGAGACCCAGCCTTCAGACATCTCGCGCAAGCTCAAGTCGATCAACCCGTCGCCCTATTCCTTCTTCATCAATCTCGGCGAAAACGAATATCTGATCGGCGCCTCGCCCGAGATGTTCGTGCGCGTCAACGGCCGCCGCGTCGAAACCTGCCCGATCTCAGGCACAATCAAGCGCGGCGACGACGCCATTTCCGATAGCGAGCAGATCCTGAAGCTGCTCAACTCGAAGAAGGATGAGTCCGAGCTCACCATGTGCTCGGACGTCGACCGCAATGACAAGTCGCGCGTCTGCGAGCCGGGCTCGGTGCGCGTCATCGGTCGCCGCCAGATCGAGATGTATTCGCGTCTGATCCACACCGTCGACCACATCGAGGGGCGGCTGCGCGAAGGCATGGACGCCTTCGACGCGTTTCTCTCACACGCCTGGGCTGTCACCGTCACCGGCGCGCCGAAGCTGTGGGCCATGCGCTTCATCGAGCAGAACGAGAAGAGCCCGCGCGCCTGGTATGGCGGCGCCATCGGCATGGTCAACTTCAACGGCGACATGAACACCGGCCTGACCTTGCGCACCATCCGCATCAAGGACGGCATCGCCGAGGTGCGCGCCGGCGCCACGCTGCTTTTCGACAGCGTGCCCGAGGAAGAAGAAGCCGAAACCGAACTGAAGGCATCCGCCATGCTCTCCGCCATCCGCGACGCCAAGACCGGCAACGCCACCGGAACCGAGCGCACCACCGCGCGCGTCGGCGACGGTGTCAACATCCTGCTGGTCGACCATGAGGACAGTTTCGTCCACACCTTGGCCAACTACTTTCGGCAGACCGGCGCCAATGTTTCCACGGTGCGCTCGCCGGTGCCCGAAGAGGTCTTCGAGCGGCTCAAGCCCGATCTCGTCGTGCTGTCGCCCGGACCGGGCACGCCGAAGGATTTCGACTGCGCCGCCACCATCAAGAAGGCGCGCAGCCGCGACCTGCCGATCTTCGGCGTCTGTCTCGGCCTGCAGGCACTGGCCGAGGCCTATGGCGGCGAGTTGCGGCAGTTGCACATCCCCATGCATGGCAAGCCGTCGCGCATCCGCGTCTCGAAGCCGGGCATCATCTTCTCCGGACTGCCAAAGGAAGTGACCGTCGGCCGCTACCACTCGATCTTCGCCGACCCGGTGCGCCTGCCCGACGGTTTCGTGGTCACCGCCGAGACCGAGGACGGCGTCATCATGGCTTTCGAGCACCGCAGGGAGCCGATCGCGGCGGTGCAGTTCCATCCGGAATCGATCATGACGCTCGGTCACAATGCCGGCATGCGCATCATCGAGAACATCGTCGCGCATCTGCCGCGCAAGGCCAAGGAAAAGGCCGCTTAG
- a CDS encoding FAD-containing oxidoreductase: MSAKSFDAIVIGAGQAGPPLVGRLEAAGMKVALVERKFIGGTCVNTGCMPTKTMVASAYAAHLARRAADYGVALSGPVGVDYKRIKARKDKVTNDARGNLEKWIAGLKGCTLYRGHARFESADTVRVGDELLTAPKIFLNTGGRASVPNLPGVNDVPYLTNASMMDLDVLPSHLIVVGGSYISLEFAQMFRRFGSEVTVIEKAPRLTGREDEDTSAAILSILENEGIAVHVGAGDISFAKQGSDIAVTFSADKPAAVGSHVLLALGRVPNTDDLGLDKAGVAVDQRGFVVVDDQLRTNVPGIWAMGDCNGKGAFTHTSYNDFEIVAANLLDNDPRKVSDRIEAYALYIDPPLGRCGMTEAAVKKSGRRALVGQRPMTRVGRAVEKGETQGFMKILADADTGEILGCSVLGPGGDEAIHCVLDLMYAKAPISTLARAMHIHPTVSELLPTIAQELKPLV; encoded by the coding sequence ATGAGCGCAAAGAGCTTCGACGCCATCGTCATCGGCGCCGGCCAGGCCGGCCCGCCGCTCGTCGGCCGGCTCGAGGCCGCCGGCATGAAGGTCGCGCTGGTCGAGCGCAAGTTCATCGGCGGCACCTGCGTCAACACCGGCTGCATGCCGACCAAGACGATGGTGGCGAGCGCCTATGCCGCGCATCTCGCCCGCCGCGCCGCCGACTACGGCGTCGCGCTCTCGGGCCCCGTCGGCGTGGACTACAAACGGATCAAGGCGCGCAAGGACAAGGTGACCAACGACGCCCGCGGCAATCTCGAAAAATGGATCGCCGGCCTGAAGGGCTGCACGCTCTATCGCGGCCATGCGCGTTTCGAATCCGCCGACACTGTGCGCGTCGGCGATGAGTTGCTCACGGCGCCAAAGATCTTCCTCAACACCGGCGGCCGCGCCTCGGTGCCCAACCTGCCCGGCGTCAACGACGTACCCTATCTCACCAATGCCTCGATGATGGACCTCGATGTGCTGCCCAGCCATCTGATCGTCGTCGGCGGCAGCTACATTTCGCTCGAATTCGCGCAGATGTTCCGCCGCTTCGGCTCCGAGGTCACGGTGATCGAGAAGGCGCCGCGGCTGACCGGCCGCGAGGACGAGGACACCTCCGCGGCCATCCTGTCCATCCTCGAAAACGAAGGCATCGCCGTTCATGTCGGCGCCGGCGATATAAGCTTCGCCAAACAAGGCAGCGACATCGCCGTCACCTTCTCCGCCGACAAGCCGGCGGCGGTCGGCTCGCATGTGCTGCTGGCGCTGGGGCGCGTTCCGAACACCGACGATCTCGGCCTCGACAAGGCCGGCGTCGCGGTCGATCAGCGCGGCTTCGTCGTCGTCGACGACCAGTTGCGCACCAATGTGCCCGGCATCTGGGCGATGGGCGACTGCAACGGCAAGGGCGCCTTCACCCATACCTCCTACAACGACTTCGAGATCGTCGCCGCCAACCTGCTCGACAACGATCCGCGCAAGGTCAGCGACCGCATCGAAGCCTATGCGCTCTATATCGATCCGCCGCTTGGGCGCTGCGGCATGACGGAAGCCGCCGTGAAGAAATCCGGCCGCCGCGCCCTGGTCGGACAGCGGCCGATGACGCGTGTCGGCCGCGCGGTCGAAAAAGGCGAGACGCAAGGCTTCATGAAGATCCTGGCCGATGCCGACACCGGCGAAATCCTCGGCTGCTCGGTGCTCGGACCGGGCGGCGACGAGGCTATCCACTGCGTGCTCGACCTCATGTATGCCAAGGCACCGATCTCGACGCTGGCGCGCGCCATGCACATCCACCCCACCGTCTCGGAGCTGCTGCCGACCATCGCCCAGGAGCTGAAGCCGCTGGTTTAG
- a CDS encoding putative quinol monooxygenase, with protein MYGLIGKMRAARGQRDAVMDVLRESTGALPGCLSYIIAIDPVDADAIWVTEVWTDQASHKASLQLPEVQAAIAKARPFIAGFEFQVETNPVGGFGLPAPEKAG; from the coding sequence ATGTACGGACTGATCGGCAAGATGCGGGCGGCGCGCGGCCAGCGCGATGCGGTCATGGACGTGCTGCGCGAAAGCACCGGCGCCCTCCCCGGTTGCCTGAGCTACATCATCGCCATCGATCCGGTCGACGCCGACGCGATCTGGGTCACCGAAGTATGGACCGACCAAGCGAGCCACAAGGCCTCGCTGCAATTGCCGGAAGTCCAGGCCGCGATCGCCAAGGCGCGTCCCTTCATCGCCGGCTTCGAGTTCCAGGTCGAGACCAACCCGGTCGGCGGCTTTGGCCTTCCCGCGCCCGAAAAGGCCGGCTGA
- a CDS encoding sugar O-acetyltransferase, whose translation MRTSERMKMAAGEWYTCIDDELEALRVAARDAVFEHNGLLPRQRGNIAPALRALLGGVGEGARIEAPFHCAYGFNLFLGDGVFLNAGCTILDTAPVRIGKGSLLGPNVQIYCAEHHREAAGRLAGLEIARPVTIGDNAWIGGSAVILAGVSIGEGATVGAGAVVTRDVAANTTVVGNRREALRLAERTAVRAFRYAVLCAS comes from the coding sequence ATGAGGACAAGCGAACGCATGAAGATGGCGGCGGGCGAATGGTACACCTGCATCGACGATGAGCTGGAGGCGTTGCGCGTTGCCGCGCGCGATGCGGTGTTCGAGCACAACGGCCTGCTGCCCCGGCAGCGCGGCAATATCGCTCCGGCCTTGCGGGCGCTGCTCGGCGGCGTGGGCGAGGGCGCCCGCATCGAGGCGCCGTTCCATTGCGCCTATGGCTTCAACCTGTTCCTCGGCGATGGCGTCTTCCTCAATGCCGGCTGCACCATCCTGGATACCGCGCCAGTGCGCATCGGCAAGGGATCGCTGCTTGGGCCCAATGTGCAGATCTACTGCGCCGAGCATCATCGCGAGGCCGCCGGCCGGCTGGCCGGGCTGGAGATCGCCAGGCCCGTGACGATCGGCGACAATGCCTGGATCGGCGGCAGCGCGGTCATCCTCGCCGGGGTCAGCATAGGCGAGGGCGCGACCGTCGGCGCGGGTGCGGTGGTGACGCGCGACGTGGCGGCGAACACCACCGTCGTCGGCAACCGGCGCGAGGCGTTGCGCCTCGCTGAGCGCACTGCGGTTCGAGCGTTCCGGTATGCTGTTCTATGCGCTTCCTGA